The DNA sequence CAGGTGGCCAGCGGGTGAGTCGGTTCTTTACCGATGCGCCAGCCCTGATCAACTCACTGACTAACCAACTTCCCGACTACATAATGAAACCAGAATTACTCTGTGCGTTAATTCCGCTTTTCCCACTTATTGGTTTCCTCATCAACGGCATTGGCTTCCGGCACGTACCGAAAGGGTTAGCCGGTACGCTGGCCACGGTTGCCGTTCTGGCTTCCTTTCTGACGTCAGTATTTCTGTTCATGGCTTTCCAGGCAACGGGTAGCGCAGAGCCGCTAGTGGCTACGTTGTTCGACTGGATTCAGGTGGGCGATCTTAAGATCAACTTCTCGTTTCAGATCGATCAGCTGAGTTTGCTCATGCTGCTGGTAGTCACGGGTGTTGGTACACTGATCCATCTGTACAGCATTGGCTATATGAAGCATGACGAAGGCTTTGGCAAGTTTATGGCCTTCCTGAACCTGTTCATTTTCTTCATGCTGCTACTGGTGATGGGTTCCAACTACGTCATCATGTTCATCGGCTGGGAAGGAGTTGGGCTGTGCTCATACCTGCTCATTGGCTTCTGGAACACCAACACAAGCTACAACAACGCGGCCCGCAAAGCCTTTGTCATGAACCGTATTGGTGACCTGGGTTTCCTGCTGGGCATATTCATGCTCATCAACACCTTCGGTACGGTTGAGTATGTCGACATATTCAAACAGGCAACAAGCCTGCCCATGGGCGACAGCACCATCTTCCTGATTACTATCCTGCTGTTTGTGGGTGCCATGGGTAAATCGGCACAGATCCCCCTCTTCACCTGGCTGCCCGACGCCATGGCCGGTCCAACACCCGTATCGGCGCTGATCCACGCAGCCACCATGGTGACCGCTGGTATATACATGGTCGTTCGCTCAAACGTGCTGTATTCAATGGCACCATTGACGCTCGATATCATTGGGGGAATCGCCATTGCTACGGCCCTGCTCGCAGCGTCGATTGGGCTGCTCCAGAACGACATCAAGAAGGTACTGGCTTACTCTACCGTTTCACAATTGGGTTACATGTTCCTGGGGTTGGGCGCTACGGCCTACACGGCGGGTATGTTCCACGTTATTACCCACGCCTTCTTCAAGGCACTGCTGTTCCTCGGGGCCGGTAGCGTGATCCACGCCATGTCCGATGAGCAGGACATTCGTAAAATGGGCGGTCTGCGTAAATCACTGCCCATTACCTTCATTACGTTTGCCATCGGGACCTGGGCTATTGCCGGTTTACCACCTTTTGCCGGGTTCTTCTCGAAAGATGAAATTCTAGCACACGTGTTCGAGCACAGTAAGATCCTGTGGGGACTAGGTGTTGTAGGCTCCGGTCTGACCTCATTCTACATGTTCCGCCTGCTGTTCCTGACATTCTTTGGGGAATTCAGGGGAACGGAGGAACAGCGTCATCATCTCCACGAATCGCCTGCTTCCATGACCATTCCGCTGATTGTACTGGCTGTACTGTCGGCGCTGGGTGGCTTGCTGAACCTGCCGGGTGGCGGCTGGCTGAGTAACTTCATGGAGCCCCTGTTCGAGAATGCGCGCAAAGTCAATCCCGAAGCGTTTGCCGAGTCGACGATGGAGCATAGCACCGAGTATATACTGATGGCGGTTTCGGCGGGCGTTGCGCTGCTGGCGCTCATTCTGGCGTATGTCATGTACATCAGCCGCCGGGCGGTTCCGGCTCCTGAAACGGCCGAGCGGTCGATGCCGGAGCAGGTGGTATACAACAAATACTACATCGACGAATTATACGAGACTATCATTGTCCGGCCCGTTCGCGGTTTGGGGGATGCCTTCTACAGCTTCGGCGAAGGGCTGATCGACGGCCTTGTCAATGGTGTAGCTTGGCTGGTGCAGAAAAGTTCGGCGCAGCTGCGGCTGTTGCAAAACGGCTCTATTGGGTTCTATGTGCTGGCTATGGTAGTTAGTATTGCAGCCATTTTTGCGCTGCGCTTCTTTATTCGGTTCTAACACGGGTTTTCGACCGCTGCGGTCGTAATACCTTAAACCGAAAACCGAAAATCGAAAACCTGTTTATTCAGATGCTTACTCTTGGTTTGATTGTTTTTCCCGCCGTTGCGGCCACGCTCATTCTGCTCCTCGGGGGCGGGTCGGCGAAGCAGGTAGCCCTGGCAGCCGCATTGGTCGAACTGGCCGTCGCGTTGGTTGCATTCGTGCAGTTTCAGCCAGATGCTACCTCGCAGTTCGGATTCGACTACGCCTGGATTGGCACACTGGGTATCCGTTTCAGCGCCGGTATTGATGGTATCAGCGTCCTGCTGGTATTGCTGACGGGTCTGCTGGTACCCATGATTGTGTTGTCGACTTTCAACCGACAGTATGATCGTCCATCAACGTTCTACGCGCTGATGCTCTTCATGCAGGCGGCTCTGATGGGTGTCTTCACCGCCCGCGACGGGTTCCTGTTCTATCTTTTCTTTGAAGCAGCCCTGATTCCTATCTATTTTCTGGCTGCGATGTGGGGTGGGGCCAACCGCATTCCCGTTACGTTCAAATTCTTTGTCTATACCATTTTCGGCAGCCTGTTTATGCTGATCGCGCTGGTATACCTTTACTACCAGACACCGGCAACGGCGGTATCAGCGCACTCATCGGCCATTGTTGATTTCTACAAGCTTAAACTTACGCCCGAAGCGCAGAGTTGGGTGTTCTGGGCATTCTTTATTGCGTTTGCCATCAAAATGCCGGTTTTCCCGTTTCACACCTGGCAGCCGGATACGTACGTTGAGTCGCCAACTCCGGCTACGATGCTGCTGGCGGGTATCATGCTCAAAATGGGTGTGTACGGTCTGATCCGGTTCATCCTGCCAATTGTTCCGCTGGGTGTTGAAACATGGAGCCAGACGGTCATTATCCTGTCGGTAATCGGTATCGTGTACGGCTCGATCATCGCGATTCGCCAACGCGACATGAAGCGACTGATTGCTTATTCATCCTTCTCCCACGTGGGCCTGATGGCGGCCGGTGTGTTCTCGCAAACGGAGACCGGAATGCAGGGCGCGCTGATTCAGATGCTGGCTCACGGTATCAATGTAGTAGGTATGTTTTTTGTGGCCGATATTATCTTCTCCCGGACCAATACGAACCAGCTCGACCAGCTTGGTGGCATTACCCGCACAACACCGAAGCTGACGGTCTATTTTATGATCATGCTACTTGGTAGTGTGGCCCTGCCGCTGACGAACGGGTTTATCGGCGAGTTCCTGCTTCTGCACGGTGTCTTCACCTACAACCACTACCTTGGATTAGCTGCTGGATTCACCATTATTTTCGGAGCGGTGTACATGCTCCGGATGTTCCAGAAAAGCATGTTCGGGCCAACCTCATCCCGGACGACTACGTTCACTGATCTGACTATGTCAGAAAGCCTGGTGTTTGTCCCGCTGGTGATTATGGTCTTCTGGATGGGTGTGTACCCCACTACGTTCCTGAAAGTAACCGAACCGGCGGTTGTTAACCTGATGAAGTACATTGGCACAACGACTGTCTCATTGAAGTGAATTAATTAGCAGGTCTTCGCTACCGGGCTGTTTCGTTCACGAGCCAACCGGTAGGGGCGACAACCCACAAACTATATTCTATGCTTCCCATCGTTCTCCTGTCGGTTTTTGGCATTGTGCTGCTGTTTCTTGGCTTTCTGAAGTCGAAGGCGATTCTGCTGCCTGCCACGCTGCTGTTTTTGCTGATTGCAGGCGTCACCAATTTTCTGGATTGGAACAAGACGTACATGTATTTCGGGAATATGCTTCGGACGGATAACCTGACGATGATATTCACCGCCATTATTCTGGGCTCTGCATTTCTGGTAGTTGCGCTGTCGGGCAAATTCATTGAGGACGAAGAAGCACAACCCGCCGAATACTACGGTCTGATCATGTTCTCACTGGTTGGCGCCGTTATGATGGTTGGTTTTCAGAACCTGATCATGCTTTTTGTGGGCGTTGAGATCCTGTCGGTAGCCATGTATGTACTTACTGGCAGCGACAAGCGTAACCTGCGCTCGAATGAGGCCGCGCTGAAGTACTTCCTCATGGGGGCGTTCACAACGGGTATTATGCTGTTTGGCATGGCATTACTGTACGGTGCCACGGGTTCGTTCACGCTGGCCGGCATTGCGGCATACGCCACCAACCCCCAGCAGGGTCTTTCGCTGTTAATGTACGTTGGCCTGCTCATGCTGCTCATTGGCCTACTCTTTAAAGTTTCGGCGGCCCCTTTCCATTTCTGGACTCCCGACGTGTATGATGGCGCTCCGAGCGTCTTTACTGCGTTCATGTCGACCGTTGTCAAGACGGCCGGTTTCGCGGCCCTGTTCCGCCTGTTGTCGGTATCCTTCGTGGGTGTTTACCAATTCTGGTGGGTGATCCTAGCTGTTATAACGGCAATCACACTCGTCGCCGGTAACGTAACGGCCGTTTATCAGAACAGCTTCAAGCGGATGATGGCCTACTCCAGCATCTCACACGCGGGGTACCTGCTCATTGGGCTGGCCTCGCTGGGGGCGGGGACCAAGCAGGCTATTGTCTTTTACTCCCTGGCCTACTCGGTTGCGACGATTGCTGCGTTTGGCGTGTTGCTTCTGGTTGCTCAGCAGCGCGATACGCAAACTCTTTCCCGGGATAGCGTTGGCGTTGCCGGCGAAAGTTTCGATTCGTTCAACGGATTGGCGCGCCAGAATCCGCTATTGGGTTTTGCAATGGCGGTTTCTATGCTGTCGCTCGCAGGTATTCCGCTGACGGCTGGCTTCTGGGGTAAGTTCTACATGTTTTCAACGGCGGTAGAAAAAGGACAAATCTGGTTGCTGGTCGTGGCGGTACTGATGTCGGCTATCGGTATCTACTACTACTTCCGGGTCATTATCGCGATGTACTTCCGCGACGGTGCTACGGAACCGATTCGGGTAGCTCCTTTTTACAAATATGTGCTGTTGGCCGCGACCATTCTAACCATTGGATTAGGTATTGCTCCGGGCTTGTTGCAGGGTCTTTTCTAAGCAAGATTCCGCTCTATCTGAGCCGTACCCTCAGATAACCTTCGCCGGTTTACCCTTTTGGCGGTCAATTCGTACTTTTGGCCGGTTAAATAATAGTTAAAGCGGAGAAGAAAACAGCATTTTAGCCGTGAACGTGAGTAGTATCCAGCAACCTAAGCAACGAGAATTTAAGGACCTCTTCACGTTCTTCCTGACGGCCTTGCTAGGGGCATCTATCAATTTCATAAGCCGTATTTTCTATCGTACCTATTTCGATTTTGATACGAGCGTCCTCTGCGGCTACCTGACCGCTACGATACTGACTTTTATTCCGACGAAGCGCTACGCGTTCTCAGCGGGCAAAACCGGGAACACCGGCCGTGAGGCTGTCAAGTTTTTGGGTATCGCCCTGATAGCGCTGGTCGTACAGGTGTACGTTGCCAAGTACACACTGGAATGGATTGCCACCCCGCTGTTTCCATCGCCGGAACTGAAACTATGGCGCGAAACGGGCGCTCACCTGGTGGGCATGGGCATGAGCTTTCTAGCCAACTATTTCGGTCACAAGATGCTTACCTTCCGAAGTACGGGTGTATATGACAGACTGCGTTCACGATCGGCCAGTTGAAGCGAATAACAACGCTACTGAGGTGACACACTAATCGATTAATTCTATTGATTTATGGACTTTTCGAAGACAAAAGGCCCCTTCCTTTAAAATAAGAGGGGGCCTTTTGCATAATTCCAAAAAAAGGTATATTTGTGCGAAAATTTAAACTCCACTGTAAGTGATGAAAAAATTAGTTACTCTCCTGTTCGTTGGTAGCATGTTGACCTTCGCTGCCTGCCAGAGCAAGCCAAAAACTGAAGAAGCCGCTGTTGATTCGACCGCTGTAATGTCGACCGACACCACCACGATGACTACGGATTCTGCTGCTGCTGTAGTTGATTCGGCCGCTACGACCGCTGCTGACAGCGCAAAGTAATTGCCGCTTTTAGCGAGTGCGCAAAAAAAGCCCTGATTACAGGGCTTTTTGCGTTTAAGAGCTTTCGTAAGTAAAGCACCTACAGACAATCTACGTCGATAATAATACTGACCTGACGTAAGCCTTTATCGGTCAAAATATCGTTGATCCGGTCTTGAATATAGGATTTTACCGCTTTGATGTTCACCTTGTCACGTTCGATCTTGACGAGAATATCGAACAGAAACAGGTTACGGATACGTTCAACGAGGGGCTGTTCAGGCCCCAGAACACGACTGCTGCCGAGGGCATCCATGAGTTCGGCCGCTAGACGGTCGGCCGCCTGCTGGCTAATAGCTTTGTCGGCATGGCGAACGGTCAGCTTAATCAGTCGGGAGAAAGGAGGATAGTTAAAATCCTGCCGTTCGCGAATTTCCTCGTCGTACAAGCCTTTGTAGTCGTTTTCAATGATTTTCTGCAGAATCGTCTGCTGAGGGTTGTTGGTCTGAATGAGTACCGTCCCCTGCCGCCCCGCCCGTCGCCCCGCCCGCCCGCTAACCTGCGTAAGCATTTGAAACGAACGTTCGGTAGCCCGGAAGTCAGGGAAGTGAATAAGCCGGTCGGCGTCGAAAATACCGACCAGGCTGACGTTATCGAAGTCGAGCCCTTTGGTAATCATCTGGGTACCGACGAGAATATCAACCTCACCCCCTTCAAATTCCTGGATAATCTGCTGGTAGGCGTTTTTGGCGCGGGTTGTGTCCAGATCCATCCGTAGCACTTTCGACGCCGGGAATATGATTTGGAGCTGGTCTTCCAGCTTCTCGGTGCCAAACCCGATGGTCCGCACTTTGGTAGAACCGCAGATTGGGCAGATGCGGGGCACTTCTTCCTTATGCCCGCAATAGTGACACCGTAGTTCGGCGTCGCGCTGGTGATAGGTCAGGCTAACAGCACAGTTAGGACATTCGGCAGTCCAGTCGCAGTCTTCACACTGCATGTATGGCGAGTATCCGCGCCGGTTCTGGAACAGGATGCTCTGCTCCTTACGGTTCATGTTCGTCTCAAGGGCATTGAGCAGTGCCGACGAAAATTCATTTTTCATCGTCTTCTGCCGCTTTTCCACTTTGGTGTCGATCAGCAGAATGTTCGGTAGCGTAGCATCACCAAATCGTTTAACTAATTCGACCAGTCCGTACCGTCCCTGTTTAGCCTGGTAATACGTTTCGAGCGATGGCGTTGCCGATCCCAGCAGGACCTTAGCCTGCTGCCAGTGGGCCAGCATCATGGCCACATCGCGGGCGTGGTAGCGCGGGGCCGGGTCATGCTGCTTGTAGCTGGTTTCGTGTTCCTCGTCGACAATGATAAGCCCCAGGTTATCGAAGGGCAGAAACACCGATGACCGAACGCCCACAACGAACTGGTACTGGCCTGACACCACACCTTTCCAGACTTCTACCCGTTCGTTATCGGAAAACTTGGAGTGGTAAATCCCCATTTTGTCGCCGAACACGCGCTGGAGCCTTACTACAATTTGTGTGGTAAGGGCTATTTCGGGGAGTAAGTAAAGAACCTGTGAGCCGCTGCCCAGCGCCTGCTGAATCAGATCGATGTACACTTCGGTTTTTCCGCTGCCCGTAATGCCGTGCAGGAGCACAATATTCTGGCGTTCGAACTGCGCCATGATCTGTTCAGAAGCCTCGCGCTGGGCTTCCGTCAGTTTTATCTCGGCATGGGGTAGCGCATTGTCTGAGAAACGAGGCTGAATCACTTCAAACGTTTCGAAAACGGTATTCTTAATGAGCGTGGTCAGCGAGGACTGCGACACCGTGTCGTCCTGGTTGAGAATGGTTTTATCCAGCCCCTTCTGGTTCAGTTCCGGGTTCATCTGCACCGGCACGTGACTCAGATAGCGCATGACGACTTCCTGCTGTTTGGGCAGTTTTTCGAGCCGGTTCAACAGCACAAGCAGTTGTTCCTTCTCTTCGTAGGTTGGGTTAAGGCGGACTTTGCGAATCATTTTTGGAATGTACTTTTCCCGTACTTCCTCAAAAACGATCACGGCTTTTTTACCCACCAGCGACTTGATCAGGGCGGGCACGTTGGTTCCTTCGCCGGCCAGCCGGGCAAGTTCGTCGTAGGTGAGCGCTTGCTGCTTTTTTAGTTCGGTCAGCAGAACGTCCTCGAACTCGGTCAACAGTTCGGGGTAGTCAAAGTCGGGGTTAACCTGAACTTTGGACTGGCTCGATATTTTTAGTCCCGACGGCAGGGCGATGTTCATCACGTCACCAATGCAACACATGTAGTACTCGGCCATCCACCGAAAAAGCTCCAGCTGATAGCCGGTCACCAGTGGGTACTCGTCCAGTACTTCGGTGATGTAGCGCGCCTGGTATCCGGTAGGCGGGGAGTTGTGCAGACGGGCCACAACGGCCGTGAAAACCCGGCTATTATTTTTTCCGAAGGGGACAATGACCCGGGCTCCAATCTTAAGCACATCGGCCATTTCCCGGGGAACCCGGTAGGTGAAAAGTTTTGGTACCGGGATGGGCAGAATCAGGTCGGCGAAGAAGGTAACTTCTTCCGCGTCGGAGGATGAAAACAGAGTATGGGTGAGATTTTCCACTAAACGTACAATGGGCCTTCAGTAAATATACGAATAAAACGCCACCCGCCCCGTAGGCTAGCGGCCGACCAGGTAGCTTGGGTGTGGTTCGGTTAAGAACGTTTCTACCGACGTTATTGGCCCGGCCGGTTTTAGGTCAGCCGTCGCTATAACTGGCCGACCACTACGTAATCAACGTTTATTTGACCAATGAGTTTATCCGCCGGAGTAGATACACTTCTTTTAGGATCGTCTACCAAAAACCTGCTTTCGGCGCAACCTTTGAGCGGTTTCCGGGTGTTATCATCGTGGATAATCTACTGCCGATTTGTTTTACTGGATGCATTATCCGCTTATCAAGTATGCAACTATACGACGTCATCATCGTTGGCGGTGGCCCCTGTGGGCTGGCAGCCGGCATTGAAGCCGCAAAAGCGGGCCTTAGCCACCTGATTCTGGACATGGGAAGCCTGACGGAATCAATCCGGCAGTATCCGCGCCGGATGCGGTTTTTCTCCACGGCCGAAAACATCGAAATCGGTGGACTGCCATTTCCTATCTCGGGCGTGAAGGCCGGTCGTGACGAGGCTCTTCAATACTATCGGAAAGCTGCGGCCTATTATCGACTCAACTTCAAGTTGTTTCAGGAGGTCTGGGATGTGACCAAGACGGACGATCTGTTCACGGTATCAACCAAAACCGGTGAGCAGTATCAGGGAAAGAAGGTGATTATGGCAACGGGCTATTTTACCCACCCGCGCTGGCTGGGAATTCCCGGCGAAAACCTGCCGCATGTATCCCACTACTACGATGAGCCCTTCAAATACTCATTCACGAACGTAGTGATCATTGGCGCGTCGAACTCAGCGGTTGAGGCTGCTTTAGAGTTGTACCGCCATGATGTAAACATTACGGTTGTGCACCGGGGAGAGGATTTCCGGAGCACGGTGAAATACTGGTTGATTCCGGATGTGAAGAACCGGGTGAAAGAAGGCAAGATTAAAACCGTTTTCGACTCCGTCGTGACGCAGATCGATGAACAGTCGGTTACGATTAATAACCTCAAGACCGGAACCGAAACCCAGCTTCCCGCCGACTTTGTGCTGGTGCTGACGGGTTATGTTCCCGATGCTGCGCTGCTGCAACGTTGCGGTATTGAGCTGGACCCGGTTACGCAGGTACCTGTTTTCAACAAAGAAACCTTCGAAACGAACGTATCGGGTTTGTATGTTTGCGGTACGGTACTGGCCGGAATCTACACGGAAAAAGTATTTATCGAAAATGGCCGTGAACACGCTCAGTCCATTATCGATCACATTATGGGCCGCGAGGTGCACAAGGTCGCGGAACTGATCCAGCGGATCTGATCCGAACCCGTTCGCTTCACTGAATTAGACGATTTATTAATGGATGAATTTATGCAGGAAGCCATTGCTCAGGCGCGCAAGAGTTTGAGTGAAGGCGGTATCCCGATCGGCTCTGCGCTGGTCAAGAATGGTAAACTGGTAGCTTCTGGCCACAACAAGCGCGTACAGGAAGACAATCCCATCCTGCACGGTGAGATGGACTGCCTCAACAACGCTGGCCGCGTTGGCTCCTTCCGCGACACGGTCATCTACTCCACCCTGATGCCCTGTTACATGTGCGCCGGAACCATCGTCCAGTTCAAAATTCCCAGGGTCATCGTGGGCGAGTCGCGGACCTTTGCCGGGGCGCGGGCGTTCATGGAAGAACACGGCGTTGAGGTGATCGATCTCGATCTGCCCGAATGTGTTGACATGATGAATGGCTTCATTGCTGAAAAACCAACCCTTTGGAACGAGGATATTGGCGAGTTATAAGTAAGTCACAACCGATCTTAACGCATCAACCCCACCTGAATACATCGATGAGCGTGTTCAGGTGGGGTTGATGCGTTAGGGAGGAACAAGATCAGCGTACTTTAGAGAATTTGGCGCCGAAAAGGAAAATAACCGTGTAGCAAATGATGGGGAGGTAATAAGCCGTTGCTACGTCCTTCTCGGCCACCATACCCATCAGGAAGGGAAACACGGCACCGCCTACGACACCCATTGAAATAAACGAGGAAGCTTGCTGGGTATGCGCCCCCAGGTTCTTCAGGCCGAGGCTGAAAATGGTCGGGAACATGATGCTGAAGAAGAAATTAAGCATCATTAGTGCAATGAACGAAGGCCAGCCAAAACTCTGGGCGACAATGATGCACATAACAATATTACAGGCTGCAAAAATGGCCAGCAGGTTGTTAGGCGCAATAACCCGCATCAGGAACGTACCCACGAAACGTCCGGCCAGCATCAGCCCCATGAACAGTACCATGTAGTTACCCGCCGTGGCATCGGAGAACCCCATTTTTTCGTGGCCGTAGTTGATAAAGAACGCCCAGGTACCCCCCTGCGCTGCTACGTTGAAAAACTGGGCAATAACGGCCCACACAAAGTGCTTGTGCTGAAAAAGGGTTTTGCCGGGTTCAGCATCGACATTGGCGGCATCGGTATCGGTCACCCCGTGTGGATCGGTCAACGCCGGTACTTTCACAAACGAGAACAGGATGGCAATGGTAGCAATGACGCTGCCGATCACGATGTACAACGTCTTGACCGAGGTCAGGTCGGTACTGCCAGCGGTGTTGTTCCGAAGCAGAAAATAAGAACCGATTGCGGGGCCAATGATGGCACCCAGGGCGTTGAAAGCCTGCGCGAAGTTAATGCGCTGGTCACTGGTGCGCTGATCGCCGAGCGAGGCTACAAACGGGTGGGCAACGGTTTCCAGCGTCGAAATGCCACAGCCCAGGATGAACAGGGCGATGCCGAAGTAAGTAAATGAAGCCGCAGCCGCAGCAGGAACGAACAGAAACGAACCAATGGCAAACAGGGAAAGTCCCAGAAGAACGCCGTTTTTGTAGCCAAATCGTTTCATGAACAGTCCCGCCGGGATTCCCATCACGAAATAAGCACCGAATATGGCGAATTGCACAAAGGCCGACTGCGTCTTGGTCAGGCTCAATACGTGCTGAAAGTGCTTGTTCAATACATCGCCCATGGTAATGGCAACTCCCCAGAACATGAACAGGGACGTAACAAACACCAGGGTAATGAGGTACTTTGATTCGGTAAACGAAGCGGATGTGCTTGGTTGGGCAGTGGCGGTTGCCGGCATAGGAAGAGTTGTTTTAGGCTTATAAAGCAGTGACAGCGTATTGTCTTACAGGTTAGGTAGAGAATGCGGAGCATTTATCTGAACAAACCTACCAGTTTCAACGCAAATGTCAGTAAAAAAACCAGTGGTTACTCAGGCGCTATTCGGGTCGCTAGCCTGACGAGATGCATATATAATCATTCATGTGTTACACGATGAGTAATGAGCAGTACTATATTCTTTTGCTATCGTGCTGTCAATAGGAAAGTTCGAAAGAGCAAATGAATGCTTAATGTATTGATTATTAGAATATTATTATTAGCTAGCAAAATTTATCAGTCGTGAAACTTTAACAGCGAGTGTATAGTTAACAGTGTTATAAAGGTTAACAGTACTTAAGATGGGAATCATCGAGCGTCGGTTACGGCAAAAGGTAGAAGTAAGAACCAGCATTTTACAGGCAGCCTGGCAACTGGTCCTGGAAGAAGGCTGGCAGGCACTTTCTATCCGCAAGATTGCCGATGCCATAGAATATAGCGTTCCGGTGATTTATACACATTTTGAGAACAAGGATGCGATTCTGCAGGAATTTACCAAAGAAGGATTTCGCTTGCTGGCCGAAGAGGTGACGAAGCAGCGGGATAGCCAGGACGATCCCAGTCTGCAACTGGAAGCTATTGCCCAGGGGTATTGGGATTTCGCCTTTGCTCACAAAGAATACTACCAGCTTATGTTTGGCTTGGGCATTCCACCCTGTGAGCAGGTTAATCAGGTGAGCGAAATGAAGCAGTTTTCCAATGTGCTTATCTCCGTCATTCAGGAAGTAATCAGTGCCAGCCGCCAACCTGAGACGGATGCCTTCCTCAAGTTTCATACGTACTGGTCTATTCTGCACGGATTGGTGTCCATTCAGATGATTGACAAGCAGGCACGGGTAAATCCCTGGAGCCAGCTTGTTTTGAAGGACGCCGTTGATGGGTACATCAAGGCGCTGAAAGGCTAAAAATTTTGCTCTAACACTAACAGTGTTAGAATTTATATCGGCGTAAAAGTCGAACACGCTGAACGGTTTTTCAGCTGTCGCATTTGAAAATTTTCTGTTCAATAAATAAAGTAAAGTCGGTTACATTAATTTTTTGCAATCATGGCAACAACGAAATGGGTCGTCGATCCGCTGCATTCAGAAGTACAGTTCA is a window from the Spirosoma rigui genome containing:
- a CDS encoding YpdA family putative bacillithiol disulfide reductase, which encodes MQLYDVIIVGGGPCGLAAGIEAAKAGLSHLILDMGSLTESIRQYPRRMRFFSTAENIEIGGLPFPISGVKAGRDEALQYYRKAAAYYRLNFKLFQEVWDVTKTDDLFTVSTKTGEQYQGKKVIMATGYFTHPRWLGIPGENLPHVSHYYDEPFKYSFTNVVIIGASNSAVEAALELYRHDVNITVVHRGEDFRSTVKYWLIPDVKNRVKEGKIKTVFDSVVTQIDEQSVTINNLKTGTETQLPADFVLVLTGYVPDAALLQRCGIELDPVTQVPVFNKETFETNVSGLYVCGTVLAGIYTEKVFIENGREHAQSIIDHIMGREVHKVAELIQRI
- a CDS encoding nucleoside deaminase; the protein is MDEFMQEAIAQARKSLSEGGIPIGSALVKNGKLVASGHNKRVQEDNPILHGEMDCLNNAGRVGSFRDTVIYSTLMPCYMCAGTIVQFKIPRVIVGESRTFAGARAFMEEHGVEVIDLDLPECVDMMNGFIAEKPTLWNEDIGEL
- the fucP gene encoding L-fucose:H+ symporter permease — its product is MPATATAQPSTSASFTESKYLITLVFVTSLFMFWGVAITMGDVLNKHFQHVLSLTKTQSAFVQFAIFGAYFVMGIPAGLFMKRFGYKNGVLLGLSLFAIGSFLFVPAAAAASFTYFGIALFILGCGISTLETVAHPFVASLGDQRTSDQRINFAQAFNALGAIIGPAIGSYFLLRNNTAGSTDLTSVKTLYIVIGSVIATIAILFSFVKVPALTDPHGVTDTDAANVDAEPGKTLFQHKHFVWAVIAQFFNVAAQGGTWAFFINYGHEKMGFSDATAGNYMVLFMGLMLAGRFVGTFLMRVIAPNNLLAIFAACNIVMCIIVAQSFGWPSFIALMMLNFFFSIMFPTIFSLGLKNLGAHTQQASSFISMGVVGGAVFPFLMGMVAEKDVATAYYLPIICYTVIFLFGAKFSKVR
- a CDS encoding TetR/AcrR family transcriptional regulator, translating into MGIIERRLRQKVEVRTSILQAAWQLVLEEGWQALSIRKIADAIEYSVPVIYTHFENKDAILQEFTKEGFRLLAEEVTKQRDSQDDPSLQLEAIAQGYWDFAFAHKEYYQLMFGLGIPPCEQVNQVSEMKQFSNVLISVIQEVISASRQPETDAFLKFHTYWSILHGLVSIQMIDKQARVNPWSQLVLKDAVDGYIKALKG